Part of the Longimicrobiaceae bacterium genome is shown below.
GCGCAGTATTGCCGGGTGATGCGCCTGCCCGTGAGCCGCAGGGCGCTCCCGACCGCGGGTTTCGTGCAGAGGGGCGTGCCACACTGGCCGTGGGGCAGATGCTGGCCATCGCGCACCTCCCAGACGCCGCTGGCCTTGCGTTCGCGGGAGAACCGTGGGGTCTGCATCGTCATACCGCCACCTCCTGTGGCACCGGCGCTTGCTGAATCAGTGCGGCATCCTCCGTGGGATCGGCGAGCAACACGAGTTGGTGCGGGTCCGGCTCGGGCGGCGGTGGGTCCGTGCCGTCGTCGCGGTCGTCGCGCAACTGCCGCCACGGACAGTCATCGGGATACGACCACGCGCTCCGCTCGCCGTACTTCGCGGCGACGTCGGGGTCGCGTCCCCAACCGAACACCCGCGCCAATTCGGGCGTCACCATTCCCAGAAACCCGGCGTCGGGCAGCGCGCAGTCGTCCTCGTGGTACACATCGGCCGTCCAGAAGCGGCAGCGGTGACAGTTGCGGTCGGCCCAGATGTCCCACTCGCTGCCGTTGCTGAACGTGTGAATCCCGGCGTGATCGGTCTGCGTGAGCAGGTTGCGCTCCGTCGCTTCGGCCAGAGTCGGCGGTTTCATGGCGTCGGCTCCGGGGAGGGAGAGGCGTCAGGCAACAATTCCCACCGCTGCCGGGGTTCGATTCGGTGCTTGTGTGTGCGCTCGCGGTTCGGTCGCTCCCACGTGTGCGTCGCTGGCGGCGTCGCGGGCTGCAGCCCCAAGGCGCGGAGACTCGCGCCGCTCTCCCGCGCGAGCGTGTACGTGACACACCGCGCGTAGCCCATCGCCTGCGCGATGCGGCGACAACGCTGATAGAGCCACGAACACACGTCGTCGCTCCCATCGGTGGCCAGCCGCGTCACTTCGCACGTCCGGCCATTGTCGAGCAACCGAGCGACGGGCCGTCCGATGATGGCCACACCGCACAGATCCACGGCTCCCGGACGCTGCGCACCGATGGCACAGATACCACCGTGCGTCGGCCGGGCGTGCCGATGCCAGCGCGCCACGTAGCGGTTGGCCTCCCGAATCGTGATGGGCACGAGCTGCAACCGGCTCATGGCGTCGGCTCCGGGGAGGGAGACAGCGGGGGTGTGTCAGGCG
Proteins encoded:
- a CDS encoding XF1762 family protein encodes the protein MSRLQLVPITIREANRYVARWHRHARPTHGGICAIGAQRPGAVDLCGVAIIGRPVARLLDNGRTCEVTRLATDGSDDVCSWLYQRCRRIAQAMGYARCVTYTLARESGASLRALGLQPATPPATHTWERPNRERTHKHRIEPRQRWELLPDASPSPEPTP